From a single Lolium rigidum isolate FL_2022 chromosome 7, APGP_CSIRO_Lrig_0.1, whole genome shotgun sequence genomic region:
- the LOC124678450 gene encoding uncharacterized CRM domain-containing protein At3g25440, chloroplastic-like — MAMGPQNPGAVVPVDDSGKPKEKRKKLKGKRAVTRFLKSLRWKKKKEFQRMTAEEKILYKLKLARKKEERLLAALKKIEPNEPSEPTHDPEVLTPEEHFYFLKMGQKSKNYVPVGRRGIYQGVILNMHLHWKKHQTLQVIVKTFTPEEVKEIASELAILSGGIVLSIEEGNTIIMYRGKNYAQPPPEIMSPKIALPRKKALDKSKHRDNLRALRRYIPRLEQELEDLHAQMKLAGGHRGQSVVKDVAFVSDCADTISVKKDSSNSIHTRSVSELLSESIERSEKLDGENSEVDDDSTSESIPYSESEDLSDMFETDSEEQVEDSKERPLYLDRLDKFPTENNDNEPDDFEEHLRKIASLSDRTDSPAKELKVSELDEIDKIFLRASSLLKKR; from the exons ATGGCGATGGGTCCACAAAATCCTGGAGCCGTGGTACCGGTTGATGATTCTGGCAAACCAAAAGAGAAGAGGAAAAAACTTAAAGGAAAGAGGGCCGTAACAAGGTTTTTGAAATCCTTGAgatggaaaaagaaaaaggaatttcAGAGAATGACTGCTGAGGAGAAGATTTTATACAAACTGAAGCTA GCTCGAAAGAAGGAAGAACGGCTTCTTGCAGCTTTGAAGAAAATTGAACCAAATGAACCATCAGAACCTACACATGATCCTGAAGTTCTTACGCCTGAAGAACACTTCTACTTCCTCAAGATGGGCCAAAAAAGTAAAAACTATGTGCCTGTTGGAAGGCGTGGAATTTACCAGGGAGTGATCCTGAACATGCATTTGCACTGGAAAAAACATCAGACCTTACAGGTAATTGTGAAGACATTCACACCGGAGGAGGTTAAGGAAATTGCCTCAGAGTTAGCTATTCTAAGTGGTGGTATTGTACTCAGTATTGAAGAAGGAAATACAATTATTATGTACAGAGGAAAAAACTATGCACAACCACCACCAGAGATAATGTCTCCAAAGATTGCTCTTCCTAGAAAGAAG GCACTGGATAAATCAAAACATAGAGATAACCTTCGAGCTCTTCGGCGGTACATACCCAGGCTTGAGCAAGAGCTTGAAGATCTTCATGCCCAGATGAAGTTAGCTGGAGGGCATAGAGGACAAAGTGTGGTGAAAGACgttgcttttgtttcagattgtGCAGACACTATCTCTGTGAAAAAGGATTCTTCTAACTCAATTCACACGAGAAgtgtatctgaacttctatcagaaAGCATAGAAAGGTCTGAGAAGCTGGACGGTGAAAACTCTGAGGTTGATGATGATTCAACTTCAGAGTCTATCCCATATTCAGAATCGGAGGATCTCTCTGACATGTTTGAGACGGATTCAGAGGAGCAAGTAGAAGATAGCAAGGAGCGTCCTCTGTACCTAGATAGGCTGGATAAGTTTCCCACAGAAAACAATGATAATGAACCCGATGACTTTGAGGAGCATCTGCGGAAGATTGCTTCACTTTCTGATAGGACAGATTCACCTGCAAAAGAACTGAAAGTCTCCGAGCTTGATGAGATCGATAAAATATTCCTAAGAGCTAGTTCATTGCTGAAGAAAAGATGA
- the LOC124677503 gene encoding probable calcium-binding protein CML22, protein MRCQATAAALIPSLMPPSGLLSYIPTSLSSILPVRGRVDVASSSPPSPPPSEPTSSPPSSPAASPSKMSPSGQTQKQADGAELARVFELFDRNGDGRITREELEDSLGKLGMAVPGDELAAMIARIDADGDGCVDAEEFAELYRAITSTGSEEAPAAEEDEEDMREAFRVFDANGDGYITVDELSVVLSSLGLKQGRTAEECRRMIGQVDRDGDGRVDFHEFRQMMRGGGLAALA, encoded by the coding sequence atgcgTTGCCAGGCCACCGCAGCGGCACTAATACCCTCCCTCATGCCACCCTCCGGCCTCCTCTCCTACATCCCCACCAGCCTCTCCTCCATCCTCCCCGTCCGCGGCCGCGTCGAcgtggcctcctcctccccgccgtcgcctccaccgtccgaaccgacctcctcgccgccgtcgagTCCGGCAGCGTCCCCGAGCAAGATGTCGCCGTCGGGACAGACGCAGAAGCAGGCGGACGGCGCGGAGCTGGCGCGCGTGTTCGAGCTGTTCGACCGGAACGGCGACGGGCGCATCacgcgggaggagctggaggactCGCTGGGCAAGCTGGGCATGGCCGTGCCTGGCGACGAGCTGGCGGCCATGATCGCGCGCATCGACGCCGACGGCGACGGGTGCGTGGACGCTGAGGAGTTCGCGGAGCTCTACCGCGCCATCACGTCGACCggcagcgaggaggctccggcggcggaggaggacgaggaggacatgCGGGAGGCGTTCCGGGTGTTCGACGCCAACGGCGACGGGTACATCACCGTTGACGAGCTGAGCGTGGTGCTGTCGTCGCTGGGGCTGAAGCAGGGCCGCACCGCCGAGGAGTGCCGCCGCATGATCGGCCAGGTCGACCGCGACGGCgacggccgcgtcgacttccacGAGTTCCGCCAGATGATGCGCGGCGGCGGGCTCGCCGCGCTGGCCTGA
- the LOC124678519 gene encoding B-box zinc finger protein 24-like, which produces MRIQCGACEGAAATVVCCADEAALCARCDVQIHAANKLAGKHQRLPLDAAPATSKQQLPRCDVCQDKAAFVFCVEDRALFCGDCDDSIHLQGTLSANHQRYLATGIRVGFSSVCSAHADYHPPAPPSSNNNNKPPPAVVPRVVPKAPAPVAAAQEVPSSPFMSPSSWAVEDLLQFSDYESSDKKGPTSPLGFKELEWFADIDLFHHDQAPPAKRGRTTAEVPELFASPYPMSNAGFYKTAGAQKSKRARVELPDDDEDYLIVPDLG; this is translated from the exons ATGAGGATCCAGTGCGGCGCGtgcgagggcgcggcggcgacggtggtgtGCTGCGCGGACGAGGCGGCGCTGTGCGCGCGCTGCGACGTGCAGATCCACGCCGCCAACAAGCTCGCCGGCAAGCACCAGCGCCTCCCGCTCGACGCAGCCCCGGCGACCAGTAAGCAGCAGCTGCCGCGCTGCGACGTCTGCCAGGACAAGGCGGCCTTCGTCTTCTGCGTCGAGGACAGGGCGCTCTTCTGCGGCGACTGCGACGACTCCATCCACCTCCAGGGCACGCTCTCCGCCAACCACCAGCGCTACCTCGCCACCGGCATCCGCGTCGGCTTCAGCTCCGTCTGCAGCGCCCACGCTGACTACcacccgccggcgccgccctccagcaacaacaacaacaagccaCCGCCCGCCGTCGTTCCCAGGGTGGTCCCCAAGGCGCCGGCACCTGTGGCCGCGGCGCAGGAGGTGCCGTCGTCGCCGTTCATGTCACCATCCAGCTGGGCCGTCGAGGACCTCCTGCAGTTCTCCGACTACGAATCCAGCGACAAG AAGGGGCCTACGTCCCCTCTCGGCTTCAAGGAGCTGGAGTGGTTCGCCGACATCGACCTCTTCCACCACGACcaggcgccgcccgccaagaggGGCAGAACCACGGCGGAGGTCCCGGAGCTCTTCGCCTCGCCGTATCCGATGAGCAACGCGGGATTCTACAAGACAGCCGGCGCGCAAAAGAGCAAGAGGGCACGGGTGGAGCTgcctgacgacgacgaggactacCTCATCGTTCCGGATCTTGGATGA
- the LOC124671833 gene encoding eIF-2-alpha kinase GCN2-like codes for MAVGGRYDMLMEQAWDKTYKTKPPGAVGVSIALEKFLPNNPASDVGLPRIEHSISVLVCSKGGGGLLNERMELVEELWEANIKAQFVPQEDPSLQEQYEYASDHDIKCLVFITEGLSQTDLVKVRHLDAKREKEVKREDIVKWKHCCLFKLIHQTDSCLLQTVLCIVQIVYDHSSDIFATR; via the exons ATGGCTGTTGGAGGACGATATGATATGTTGATGGAACAAGCTTGGGATAAAACATAT AAAACCAAACCCCCCGGTGCTGTTGGTGTGAGCATTGCACTTGAGAAATTCCTTCCTAATAATCCTGCATCTGACGTTGGATTGCCAAG GATTGAACATAGCATCAGTGTACTTGTCTGTTCAAAGGGCGGCGGTGGACTCCTAAACGAGCGTATGGAACTTGTTGAAGAACTGTGGGAAGCTAACATAAAG GCTCAATTTGTACCTCAGGAAGACCCAAGTCTTCAAGAACAATATGAGTACGCCAGTGATCATGACATCAAATGCCTTGTATTTATCACTGAAGGACTTTCGCAAACAGATCTTGTGAAG GTTCGACATCTTGATGCAAAAAGGGAGAAAGAAGTTAAAAGAGAAGACATTGTAAA GTGGAAACATTGTTGCCTGTTCAAACTGATACACCAAACTGATTCATGCCTGCTACA GACAGTCTTGTGCATAGTTCAGATAGTTTACGATCATAGTTCAGATATTTTTGCAACTAGGTGA